The region ATAGGCCCACCATTTATCAATATGCCGGGTCAATGAATCAAAAACAATGTCCTTAGGTGCATTGATTTCAACCTCTTGTTCAATTTGAAATGTTCCGTGCTTCAATCCTGTACTTTCGTTCATATCCATCATACTCCCTTCCAAAGTGTCTTTTAATGTCAACAGTGACAATGCATTTTTTCCTTGGTATTGACTGACCCATCTCTCATATAACGCTTGAAGGGGGACGGCATTCAAATAATTCAATCTTGTCCGGCCTTTGCGTCGAATGAGCAATAGTTTAGCCTCTTCCAATATGGACAGATGTTTCATGACAGCATACCTAGAGACTTCTGGAAAGTGATCGGTTAATTCACCAGTCGTCTTTGGACCGTCTTTTAATAAATCGAGAATTTGTCTCCTAGTTTCATGGCTGAGCGCCTTGAAAACATCATCCAGACCATTGTTAAACATTCACATCATCCTTGCAAAACATGTTACGTATAGGTAACATGTTTGTTATGTGACTATATAGTAACATGATAAAAATAATTTGTACAACATAAAAAACTGCCACGTTGATATGTGATGACACACGTCAAGGGCAGTTGAAAAAATGGTTTATCTTCCTATGGTAAAATAGAAAACCGCGATCAATCCGTAAAAAGAAAGTACAGATAGTATCGTCAACATCCAAAGATGAGAATCCTTCACCACTTCCACCTCCTATATCATTTCTTAATGGAAGTAGAGTAGATGAAGTACGCCGATTGATAGATGACAGGCAATAATTTTTCCTTTTGTTTAATTAAGCTGGTCGTCGAATGCAAAAATAGTTTTATGGATGGGCAAATGACCAGACTAATCAAAATGAATGATAAAAATGAAATGGGTGTATAGAATAATTTTACCTTTGGAGTGTGATCGATGGCGATAGTATAGGCAGAATCATTTAATTCTTGAATAGTCAGGGGCTGTCCTGAGTTTTTGCCATGAATGAAAGGGTATATTGTAAGGGTCTGAAGCAAAAGGATGGAAATGAAAAACCATTGGAGCTTTTTATAGACGGCCATGGAATTATTTCCTTTCAAAAATATTAATCTTATCATAATCGAGCCGCCTGGATTTGTATAGAACAAATTACAGCGATCTAGATTTCTATTGAGTAGAGTTGCTTTTTTTTAGTATAATACGTTTATATTTGCATATAAAACTAATAAAAATGAAGTAAAGGGGAAACTATGAAAGAGTTTATCTTATCTGTTTTAAATACCTTGTCGGATCTTGGTTACTTCGGAATCGCGCTGGGTTTGATGATTGAAGTCATTCCGAGTGAGTTCGTCTTGGGATACGGCGGTTATCTCATTTCCATTGAGAAAATCAATTTTATTGGAGCTGTCATCGCGGGCACCATCGGAGGCACGATTGCACAATTGTTCCTATATTGGCTCGGATCATATGGAGGAAGACCTTTTTTGGAGAAATACGGAAAATTTCTTTTGATCAATAAACATCATATTGATGTATCAGAGAATTGGTTTGAAAAATATGGGCCGGGTGTCATTTTCAGCGCACGATTCATTCCAGTTGTTAGACATGCCATTTCCATACCGGCAGGAATTGCCAAGATGTCCTTTCGGAAGTTTACATTATATACAGTTGCTGCCATCATTCCATGGACGATATTTTTCTTGTATTTAGGAATGGTCCTTGGGGACAATTGGATGCAAATCAAAGAAAAGGCTCATCCGTATGTGCTGCCTTCCATCATTGTGGCATTGATTATCGGCATCATTTATTTTTCCGTTAAGGGAATGCAAAAGAAAAATAGATAATTGCCTGAAAAGATTGTCCTGTTTGTGCATTGCACGCTAAAAAGGGACAATCTTTTTTAGTTTGAAACAGCGAAGTGTAAAGTTCGTTTTTTTCTGATAAAAAGGGAGAGTGCAAAATTGACGGCTAAATTGCCTTATATACAGATCATTATCGGCGCATCTTTGTGGGGGATCATCGGGATATTTGTGAATAATCTTTATACATATGGATATACACCTATGCAAGTGGTGGCAATTAGGGTGTCAGCAGCTGCACTCATACTTGTCGGGTTCGCGTTATTCAAAAATCATCGCATTCCAAAGATTTCCCTTTCCGATGTCAAATATTTTGTCGGGACAGGGATCCTTAGCATCGTATTTTTTAATTGGTGCCTTTTTTTCACCATAAAGGAATCAGGCTTGACGGTTGCAGCCGTACTTTTATACACAGCGCCTGCATTTGTTATGCTGTTATCAGCGATTCTATTTCAAGAGAGGATAACTCCTTCCAAGATGATTGCACTCCTTACATCTATTATGGGATGTTCATTTGTCGTTGGATTGCTGCCCGGCTTTGACGCAGATATTACGATGGTCGGCTTTCTTTCAGGCATAGGGGCGGGGGTAGGGTATGCTCTATATAGCATTTTCGGAAAATTCGCCCTTCTGAAGTACGATTCATTTACAGTAACCTTCTACACATTTCTTTTCGCGGCCGTTTTCATGCTTCCAATCAGCAAGCTATGGGAAAAAGGAGATGTGCTCACCAATCCCGGGGCTGTTATTAATATTTGTTGTCTTGGACTCCTGTCTACAGTCCTGGCATATATTTTCTATACAAAAGGACTTGAGACGGTGGAATCAAGCAGGGCGTCAATTATGGCAACAATTGAACCAGTCATTGCTGTATTGGCGGGTGTTATCTTTTTTAAAGAAACGCTCACAATTTGGCAAACTGCAGGAGTATTTTTGATTATTTTCTCTGTTATCATCATTCAGGATAAAAAGGAAATAGAGGAATTAAGAGAGAGTCAATTTCATTCGTAAGGGGCCGCAGGAATCATCTGCGGTCTCTTTTCTTTTGGATCTATTCGTCAAAGGCGAATACAAATTTCTATTCCACTAGTGAAAATAATTCTCAATTATAGTTGACAATGATTCTCAATGAATCCATAATAGTAAGTGCGATTGAGAATCATTATCAAATGATGCTTCGTGATTGCGAAGGGAGGTAACTTCGATCATGAAAGATAAAATCCTGATTATCCTATGCACTTTGTTATTGTCCGCAAGTGTCTTGTTTCTGCCGGGAGGAGCTGCAGCAGCGGATAAAGGAAATGGTTTTTCTACATATTCACAAATATTGATGACAGATGCTGGAAAGAAAGATAACGAAAAGCTTCAAGAAGACTTTCGAATGTTGAAGGACAGCTGGAACAAACAAAAACTTGAAGTTAAAAATGAATCGAAATATGCATACACGATGCTCCAGTCTGGGATCGCATCCATTTCTCTCGCATTGATCGATGGGAATCACAAAAAGATAAAACGGGCAGTACGCCAATTTAACATTCTCGTAAAGGCGTATGATAGTGGTGATTTGAATGAACCTGGTCAAAATATAAAAAAGATAGATTTAGAGAGTTATCTGTCCCTGATCAAGAAAACTCAAACGGCACTCGAACATCATGATTATGTGTCGATCTCCTATGTGCAGCAGCTTCAGGAAAACTGGCTGAGTGTTGAAGGGAATGTGGTGAGCCAATCCAAAAAAGCTTATAACGATTCTGAAAAAAGGCTATTGATTATACGTTCGTATGTTGAAAAAAAAGATTACAAAAAAGCAAGCGATGTATTAGATCAAATGTCTAGAGATCTTGCGCCTTTAGCAGAACATACATATGGCATTTGGGATGCAGCGATGATACCGATTAGAGAAGGTCTGGAAGCTCTCCTTGTGATTGGTGCCTTATTGGCTATAACAGGCAGGTCGAAATCCAAGAAGGATACTCACTGGGTATTGGGCGGTGCTGCAGCAGGGCTTCTTGCCAGTGGAATCATCGGCATCATTGTCGGTTATGTATTATCATCCTCAGCATTTGGGAAGAACAATTTTCTCCTGAATGGCATATCAGGTGTACTGGCAAGTCTGATGCTTCTATATGTTACATATTGGCTCCATCGAAATTCAAATATTCAAAAGTGGAACGCATATATCAAAGGAAAAACAAAGGACGCACTAAATGGCGGAAGGAAGATGGCATTTTTCTTCATATCCTTTTTAGCGATATTGAGAGAGGGGGCTGAAACGGTCATTTTCTTGATCGGGATGATCCAGAAGATGAGTGTGCAGGACCTGTTAACGGGAATTGGAATCGGCCTTGCAATATTGTTGGTGGTTGGGACTGCCATCATTAAATGTGGTGTCAATATTCCGATTAAACCATTTTTCTTGGTTTCTAGCATCATTGTATTTTATTTATCGATAAAATTTCTTGGGACGGGAATTCATAGTCTGCAATTATCAGGATACATTCCGGTCAATACAGTGGATTATCTAATCGGGATCGATTGGCTTGGCATTTATCCAAGCTGGTACAGCAGCATCCCGCAATTAATCATGATTGTTTTCATCCTGGTGATGATCATGATCAAAAAAGGTGGCCAAAAGAAATAATAGAAAAGGAGTCTATTCATTATGAAAATTAATAAAGTGCTATCAACGGCATTCTGCCTATCCTTACTAACCGTTTCAGTATTGGGGGGATGTTCGGAGCAAAAGGAAAGTCAACCTGCTTCTGTACATCAAGAGAGCAAATCCGATGATTTGAAGAAGCAAACAAAAGAATTAAAAGATCAGCTGACAAAACTGGAGCAGTCGGTTAAAGATGAACATGTAAATGATGTGAAAAAACAAGGAAAAGCGATGAACAATCAATGGCTTTCCTTTGAAAATGAAGTAAGAAATCAATATCCCCTTCTTTATACCGATGTTGAAAAATACCTTCAGCCAATTTATATAGAGGCAACAAAAGATTCTGTTGATTTAGAAAAGGTAAAAGCTAATCTGAAACCATTGAAAAAGGCTTTGTCTAATTTGGAAAATGCGAAGGAAAATGCCGTGAAAGCTTCAACGGCTTTGGATCAAGCGGTAAAGGATTACAAAGCATATGTCCTTGATCAAACTTCGAAACTGACGGTCGCGACAAAGGAATTCACGGATGCCGTAAGAGCCAAGGATTTAACAGCTGCTAAGACTGCCTATGTATATGCCCGAGTATATTATGAACGAATCGAACCGATTGCAGAGAGTTTTGGTGACTTGGATCCGAAAATCGACGCTCGCGAAGGTGATGTCGATCAAGCTGATTGGTCAGGTTTCCATCGGCTGGAAAAAGCGATTTGGGAACGTGGAAACTTGGAAGGTACCGCTGAATATGCCGACCAGCTTGATAAAGATGTGAATGAGCTGCATGACAAAATGAAATCTGTGGAATTGAATCCTACACAAGTCGTCGCTGGATCCATGGAGCTTCTAAATGAAGCAGCCATTTCTAAAGTTACTGGTGAAGAGGAGAGATATTCACATATCGATTTAGTCGATCTTGCTGCCAATGTCGAGGGTTCCAAAGCCGTGTATCATGCCATACTCCCAGCACTGACAGCCCCAAATTCCGATCTTGCCGATAAACTCGACGAACAATTCACCAAAATGGAGAATGCTCTAAGAAACTATCAAAAAAATGATCGATACATGGCATATAATGAGCTTTCCAAAGATCAAGTGAGGGGATTGAGCCAGGAGTTGAATGTATTGTCCGAACTTATGGCACAAACGGCTGAAGTATTTCAATAAATAAGGAGTGCAAGTTTATGAACAAAGAGGCTGCAACAGAAAAAAACAAAATTTCAAGAAGGGAACTTTTGAAGTTATCTGCATTTGCAGGGGCCGGAATTGCGGTGGGAGCAAGTGGCCTTGGAACTTTTTCAATGTTTGCCGATCAACTATTCGGCAAAACGCAAAATGCCTCTGCGAATGAGATGACCGTACCCTTCTATGGAGCACACCAAGCGGGTATCATTCATCCTCAGCAAACTTATTCATATACCGCATCCTTCAATTTATTGACTGAAAGCAAGTCTGATGTAATCAAGCTTTTTAAAAAATGGACAGAAATGGCCGAGACATTTTCGAAGGGGAATTCTTATGCAAAAGGCTTCTCCAATGACTGGCTGCCTCCAAAAGATACAGGGGAAGCCAATGATCTATCTGCTGCACACTTAACAGTAACGTTCGGTTTTGGCCCGGGATTTTTTCAAAAGAATGGTCTCAGCCGATATGGCATTGGCCACTTGAAGCCTAAGCATTTAAAAAGCATTCCATCCATGCCTGGTGATGATTTTGAAGATGGCTTTACCGGCGGGGATGTTTGCATCCAAATTTGTGCCAGCATTCAGCAAGTGGCTTTTCATGCATTGCGAAACTTCATCAAGAATTCGATCGGAACGGCAGAAGTAAATTGGATGCAGGCAGGATTTTTGAATGCGTCAGAAGGAAAAACCGGCCGTAATCTATTCGGCTTCAAGGATGGTACGGCGAATTTATCTCCTAAGGATAAACCTAAACAAAACAAAATCATTTGGGCGGATGAAAAGGAGCCCTCATGGATGATTGGGGGAACCTATATGGCTGTCCGAAAAATAAGGATGTTCCTAGAAGTGTGGGACCGGTCTTCATTAAAGGACCAGGAAGACACATTCGGCAGGAAAAAAGACAGTGGTGCACCATTTGGGCAAATCCATGAAAAAGATCCTGTCTTGTTGAACAAAATGCCTGTCGATTCCCATGTTCGCCTGGCGAAGAGCACCAAACAGGAAATTTTCAGAAGGGCTTATTCCTATACAGATGGGGTCGACCCCAAAACGGGATCCATTAATGCCGGCCTTTTCTTCGTCAGCTTCCAGCAAAACCCGGATAAACAGTTCATCCCCATGCTGAAGCTGATGAGTCAAAAAGATAAATTGAACGAGTATACAAAGCATGTTGGAAGTGCGATGTTTGCCTGCCCCGGAGGCATAAAAAAGGGGGGGTACGTCGGGCAGCGCCTTTTGGAAGGGACGCTGTTCTAAATGCGAAGGCCTTAAAACGTTTCGTTTAAGGCCTTTTTTCCATTCCGTTTTTTCTTCACCCATAAGGTCATGGCCAATATAGCTGGAATCCCAAATTGAAGGGGTATATGAATGTATATGGGAACGATCGATAGCCCGATAAAGTTATGCTCGGGAAGATTGCGTGCGATCATAAAAGTTAAGAAGAAAATGACTAGAGAATATAAGTGGATGGATTGTTTAAGCATCGGTTTCTTAAACATCATGGATGTGCTTTTTGCCGCAGCAAAGGTGAATATGGCGATTTTAATGAATCCCACACATAAAAAGGCGATGACCGATAGGAATTCTACGTGCTGGATGATATTGAAAAAATTGATCATTTCGATTGCCTTGACGAGTGGATAGGTATAGACGGCTGCCATTTTTTGGCCGAGCATCGCAATGATGATTTCACTGAGGATAATGATTGTCCCGCCAGCCAGCAATACGGCAAGCACCCCTTTTGAATAAAGGCTTCTCGGCTTATTTAAATAAGGGAATACCCAAAGGAAGACAACCAATTCGCCATATGGGAATGTGATCTTAGCTGGAATGGATTGTAATAAGTGAGTATACCATTCATTAGGGAAATAGGGTCTTAAATTCATGTATGAAATTTGTGACGAAGAAACACTGAATATGATGACAAAGAACATTAATCCGAACGTAATGAAGATCAAGACTTCCGATGATCGAGCGATTGTTTCGATTCCTTTGATGCACGCATACCAGACAAGGAAAACCAAAGTAAAGCTGATCACCCAATAAGGAATATTATAGAAAAGGGTTTGGCTGATGAAATAAGTGAAGTCCTTCACCACCCTGCTGGCAATATAAACAAAATAAAGGGAATAAACAATGTTTATTGTGTTCCCCAACCATTTTCCGAAACCCTGGCAAAGCAGGCTGGACATATCCAGCGATTGATGGTTTACGCTTAAATACGTATAGCCGTAATAAATTGCGATTCCAATCATCATTGTAACCAAAATTATCAGCCACGCAAGGCCTTCATTCTCAGTGCCCAAGCCGGCCACAAGGGTGCTTCCGAGGAGAAACAGCACCATCATGGAAAAAACTTGGAAAATGGTTATGGTTTTATCATTCATGGTTTTCACCCTGCTTTATTCTAGTTTATAGGAATCACCGGCATCGGTCAGATTGACATGGACATTTACATAAACTCGGGCTTCGGGGTAGATTTCATTCCAATGTTTTTTTGCTTTTACCCATTGTGAAGGTTCATGAATATAAAGAGCTTTTCCGAAACCAATAAAATCACTTTTTTCCTCTTGGCTTTTCTTGATGAGTTTCTTGACGTTTTTCTTTATTGAGGCTGAAAACATTCCATTGTACTTTTCAATTGTTTCACCTGAAAATGACTGATGGCAGTTGCTGTCCAAGATTTGTCCTTTAATCGAAATGTTTGCCGAGAGAACTGGCTTTCCATTTTTCATGGAAGCATTTAATTTAGTCTTTGACTGGTTGATGAACATGTTGACAAAGCCCTCTCCATCATTGCATTTTGATTCATAGCTGGAACTATTCAATTTATTTTCCAGAAGGACGAGCATCTTACTTTCAGAAGGAGATAACATCCCTTTCAGTTTTGTGCCTTTAAAATAAGCCATGCCTCGGATCTCGTACAATGATGGAGGTTCAAAAGATTCCACATTGGACTGTTCGGTACCCTCGTTGGGGTCTCCATTTATGGTCATATATGGAATGGCCAATTCACGTTTCTTGTCCAACAGATCATTTTGAATGCTGTTTGGGTGGACGATATAAATATCTCCCTCGATATCCTGCTCTGTTTCAAGCATTTGAAGAAGCCGATCTGCATTGATGCTTTGAACAGGGGTGAAGGTCCTTAATATTACATTTGCTTTTACGTCTTTGGTAATGACGATCGAAAGCAAGGAGGATATATTTTTTTCCCGTATCAAGAGATGGATGATTTCTGGAAGTTTGTTTTTTTTCACCGCTTCATCCTGAATGATGATCAACTTTGTATCATCAAAAAAAAGTCGACGTGAACAGATCCGTTTAATCTTTCTTATTCCATCTAGAATGGTTTTTCCGGATTCATGGTAAACAGTCGTCGGCAACGAACCTGTATTGGTTTTTCCATTTAGAGCAGGCGAAATCACCTGAAGTGTCACATTATATTGATCTCCATCAAGGTCGATGCCAATGCCGGAAACGATGCCAATCTTTTTAATTGGTGCTCCATTGAGCGTTTTCCCTAAAGAGATGGTAATCACGATGCAGAGCAATGAAAGCCATGTATACCTTATAATCCTTTTTTTAAAGCCAGTTCCGTTACTTTTCATTCATCGGATCTTCCTTCGTATATTTTTTCTTATTATCTATGATTTGTTCCATTGGGACCCGGAGTAATGTATCTTTTTGATCGGCCAAATTAAACGGTGCCATCGGGGATAAATAAGGGACTCCAAAAGACCTCAATGAAACAAGGTGAACGACTAAGAAGATACATTGGATGATGACACCGTATAAACCTAAAAACGCAGCAACGGCTATGAATGAAAAAGACAATGCATTGGCCACTCTTCTTAAGGAATTGATCGGGACGATGCTTCTCATGATGAAGGAGGCACTTAAAACAACCAAAGTCTGAGGCTGGACTAGCTGTGCTTCCACTGCTGCCTGGCCAAGCAAAATAGCCGAAAAAACCGATACAGTGAAGACCACACCTTGCGGCAGCCGTAATGAACTTTCTGTAATGAATAAAATCAGGATCGAAAATATTAATACTTCTACCAATGTCGGAAACGGCACCAATTCCCTTTGAGCCATCATGCTCACCAATAAACTAGTCGGTAGCAGTCCAGGCTGAGCTACCACAAAGGCAATATATAGACCCGGTAGAATAATGGAAAGGAAAAATGAAAAAAATCGTAATACTCTCCTTAGTAAGATGGATTTTGTCGTTGTATAATAATCATCCGGTGATTGGATTAGTTGCATGAGCACGGTTGGCAGGGTAATCACGAATGGCGTGCCATCCACAATGATGGCAATCTTCCCGCCGATGATTTCAGCGCAAACGACATCAGGCCTGTCGGTTGAGAGTGTCAAAGGAAAGATGGATTTTGATTCACTTGTCAGCGTTTCCTCGAGATAATTGGAATCGAGGATCATCGGGATATTGATTTTTTTTAATCTGTTTTTGACTTCCTTCACGATTTCCTCATCAGCAATACCTTCGACGTAAATGAGAGAGATTTCCGTATCCATTGTCTCGTTGAATCGCTTCGTTTCAATTTTTAGCTTTGGGGATTTAATGGTTTTCCTGATCAGGCCAATATTGGATTGCAGTGATTCATTAAAGCCTACATTCGGACCTTTAAGGGTACGTTGTGCTTTTGGCTCCTCAAGGCTTTTTTCCGGCCAGCGTGATGTTCCTGTTGAAAGGGCAGTTGAAAAACCTTCGAAGAAAATGATCGTTTTCCCATCTAAAAGATCCTCGCAGATGACATTAATATTGGAAATAGATTTGACTGATTTAATCTTTAAAATACTTGTTTCAATTTGTACTAAATAATGGTCTTTAGTGTCCTTTTTTTGTATCGAGATTGTTAAGAGAGGATCGATGATTAACTGCTCAATCCTTACAGAATCGACAATTTCATCAATGAACATCAGGGCAAACGGAATGGAATCAGCGGTAACTCCTTTCCGTACATGTATATCTGAGCTATTGCATAGTGTTTTCTTTATGTTGTCTAGGTTTATGTCAATGTGGTTTTGAATCATTTCATGCTCACTGATATTTTTCATCGTTCTCAACTCGCTTATTCTTTATTAATCAGGCTCTTTCGATTAATATCCTGTGGAAGCTGCTCCATCCATCCCCTTTTGATCATCAAGCTCATTCCTTCCTTGCCGTAAGCCATGACTTCGCTCATTAATAACAAATAGTGCGCCGTTAGATCTTTTCTTGTAGAAACAGATATGGCATAGCCGATTAAATATACCCCTGTCCCTGTCGTAGTGGCGATGATGAAGGACATCAATCGTTCTGAAAAAGGCGCTGTCATGGAAGCAGTGACCTCCATGCTGATGGGGAGGGTGCCGAATGCTTCTTCTTTCCTCAAAATTCCATTGAATGCATCAATCTGTTTTTCTGCCAGCTTTTTGCCCTTAAGGAAAAAGCTCTTTACTTCCTGGTCTTTCGTAACTTGGATTAAACCGACCAATAAAATAAGGCCGATATAATTCCTTTCGATAATATAAAAAATCTCGCCAAGTTCTGCCGAATTCAGCGCTCTTTTTTCTCCAAATAAGGTTTCAAGTAGGGATTCCTGCTTTTTCATCATGATGACTTCATCAGGATATGTCATTTTGGGCGGCCGATCGTATATTCCTTTAGACAGCATTAGATTGAGTGATTTGACAAAGGTAGCTGTCGATGATTGCAAATATGACTGAAACAGTTTGACTACATCCGAACGGGCCACTTTTGTCAACGTCGTTCCGTAAAAATTGACGGTCATTTGATTCAACCGATAGACAAAGCTCAACGAGAATAGATCTGAATATAACCGAGGCGCGTTCAAATCCACATCATTATTTGAAAAACCTTTCGGCACGGGGAAGCTTTCTTCTTCGAATAATGCTTTGATTTCCTGGACACTTCTCTTGGCATTAGAAAGCGATTCTTCAACAATCGGTTTTATTTCTTCATCCTCCATATGCTGGAGGAAGTGCTGAAAAAAACAGATCATCGCACTATTCTGCATATATGTACCCCATAATCCCGTCACTTCAGGGCTGGTCAATCCAATATGTTCAGTCATCGATCATTCACCTCAAAAGAACATGTTTTCTATAGGGTTACCGAGAGGATAGTATTTATCCAAATTTGTCATATTAGAGCATTTTGAAATCAGTCTACTGTATCGGCCTATTTTTTTAAAAAAGGGATGATTTGTCCACTCCATATCCTCCACACTCACATAGGGTATAGTATCTAAAAATAAGGAGGGGAAATAATGTCGGAGCAAAATCGTAGAAGAAGAAGAGTAATTAATGCGGATCAAGTCATCATTCGCGCTAATAGAGTAATAGTGGTCGATGAACATAATTGGAACAATAATGTGATGTCTGCGCAAGACTCAGCGGATGATCGAGCAGTGGCAGCTGCACAGGCAGAAGCTGCAGCACGGGCTGCGCTAGAACGGGAAGAAGCGGAACGGGCAGCAGCTGAAGCAGAGCGAAATAAAAATCGTCATCACCGAAGAAGAAATGGCTTTTCTTGGATTTAATTGTAAGTGAATTTCCACAGCCCAAAAATTGGACAGGTATTGATCATCATGAAGGTCAATGCCTATTTTTTTTGGGCTTAAGGAAAAAGGAGAAGCATAGGATGAATTTAAAAGAGTATTTCGAATGGGCCTATTTGCAAATATTGTTTGGTTTTTTTCGATTTTTTTCTTCCTTTGATGATGATTGGAGCGGATGGTGCAAGACTCCGGAGAGACCAACGGGTCAGGTGTGGCCCATCGGAAAGCGAGCATCCTGGCGTGGAAAATAATCAACCTTCGATGAATTACAATACACTTTAAGAAAAGCTGTTTTCTCAAATAATGTTATCATTATGTGTTGCGATCAACAGCGCTTTCTAGGAAAATTGTGAAAAGAAGGATTTAGAATTTATTGCAAAGGGGAATGAACGATGAATACATACAAATCAAGAAATGAAGTGCCATCAGAAGAAAAATGGAATCTTGAAGATATATACAAAGATGTTGATGCTTGGAACAGAGACTATGAAACTGTCATAACAATGACGGGGCAACTAAAAGACTTTGATGGGAAAATCATTGACGGGCAATCCCTTTTCAAATACTTAAAGCTTGGAGAGGAAATGGGATATATTTATAAAAAGCTGTACGTCTATGCCATGCTGCAGGTGGATTTGGATACGCGTGTATCTTCCTCACACGCTCTACTGGACAGAGCAAGCCAATTGGGCCAAAAAATTAGTGGCGCCACTGCTTTTTTTATGCCTTTCTTATTGAGCCTTCCTGAACATAAGTTGGAAGAGTACATCCAGGAAGTGGAAGGGCTGGAATACTTCAAGGAAGACTTGTATGAAACATACAGGTATAAAAAGCATGTATTGAGCAAAGAGAAGGAAGAGGTCCTATCACAAATGGGCGAAGCTTTGGCTGCTCCGAAAAACATCTTTGGGATGATTAATAATGCAGACATCAAATTTGGAGAAGTGACCAAGGATGACGGAGAGAAGATAGAATTGACAAGGGGCATGTATGCCAAACTGATCGAGGATGAAGACCGCGGGAAAAGAAAAGAAGCATATAAAGCTTACTACAAACCGTATTTGGAGTCCAAAAATACCATTGCCGCGACCCTCACTGCAGCAGTGAAAAATAATGTGCTGATGGCTGGAATGCGCAATTATCCTTCTGCATTGGAAAAATCGCTGTTCGGGGATATGGTCCCGAAAGAAGTATATGAAAATTTAATTGCAGCAACAAAAGATAACCTTGACACGATGAAAGCCTATAATCGACTTAGAAAAAAGACGCTCGGTGTTGAGGAACTGCGTGCGTATGACTTAAGTGTCCCGTTGGTTCAAGGGGTAAGGCAGAATATTTCTTACGATGAAGCTTTTGCGATCATGCTGAAGAGCCTTGAGCCCCTAGGGGAAGAATATGTGAAAACATTGGCTGGATTTAAGGAAAAATGCTTCATTGATGTGCGCGAAACCCCGGGGAAGCGCTCTGGAGCCTATAACCTCGGGCTTTATGGAGTCCATCCATTCATCTTGTTGAATCACCACGATGATCTTGACAGCCTATTTACACTGACACATGAATGCGGACATGGCATGCATTCATACTATAGTTCAAAATATCAGCCGCAGATCAGCGCCGGTTATTCCATCTTCGTT is a window of Falsibacillus albus DNA encoding:
- a CDS encoding DUF3231 family protein, which translates into the protein MTEHIGLTSPEVTGLWGTYMQNSAMICFFQHFLQHMEDEEIKPIVEESLSNAKRSVQEIKALFEEESFPVPKGFSNNDVDLNAPRLYSDLFSLSFVYRLNQMTVNFYGTTLTKVARSDVVKLFQSYLQSSTATFVKSLNLMLSKGIYDRPPKMTYPDEVIMMKKQESLLETLFGEKRALNSAELGEIFYIIERNYIGLILLVGLIQVTKDQEVKSFFLKGKKLAEKQIDAFNGILRKEEAFGTLPISMEVTASMTAPFSERLMSFIIATTTGTGVYLIGYAISVSTRKDLTAHYLLLMSEVMAYGKEGMSLMIKRGWMEQLPQDINRKSLINKE
- the pepF gene encoding oligoendopeptidase F codes for the protein MNTYKSRNEVPSEEKWNLEDIYKDVDAWNRDYETVITMTGQLKDFDGKIIDGQSLFKYLKLGEEMGYIYKKLYVYAMLQVDLDTRVSSSHALLDRASQLGQKISGATAFFMPFLLSLPEHKLEEYIQEVEGLEYFKEDLYETYRYKKHVLSKEKEEVLSQMGEALAAPKNIFGMINNADIKFGEVTKDDGEKIELTRGMYAKLIEDEDRGKRKEAYKAYYKPYLESKNTIAATLTAAVKNNVLMAGMRNYPSALEKSLFGDMVPKEVYENLIAATKDNLDTMKAYNRLRKKTLGVEELRAYDLSVPLVQGVRQNISYDEAFAIMLKSLEPLGEEYVKTLAGFKEKCFIDVRETPGKRSGAYNLGLYGVHPFILLNHHDDLDSLFTLTHECGHGMHSYYSSKYQPQISAGYSIFVAEVASTVNEVLLIRYLLKTTEDENLRKHLINHFIDSFKGTFFTQVMFSEFEKVIHEKTEGGEPLNTEVFNTIYEDIYRQYQGEDLVFDEEVKFGWSRIPHFYRPFYVYKYATGYASAIHIADKILEGDHGVKENYLNFLKSGSSDYPLELLKGVGVDLTKPETIQNALRIFGELVEELREL